From one Lolium rigidum isolate FL_2022 chromosome 4, APGP_CSIRO_Lrig_0.1, whole genome shotgun sequence genomic stretch:
- the LOC124647506 gene encoding uncharacterized protein LOC124647506, translated as MADEWRKLALAVRATLRQASASHEATRLIDLAIIKLMAQREALRANRAGVAFRYVELGPAGVSPASLLEGARRVIQRCSVFHGLADNALPLCLDGLGLVLSAEALQSWATHSSDALRNAEEAQVRLRNGVSFATAAIDAVGVATPLLPAGVILQWAWLIAAEQLQTKAINEVCLARNHLREMRADISRLLMDARSIAQLLD; from the coding sequence ATGGCGGACGAGTGGCGGAAGCTGGCGCTGGCCGTGCGGGCGACCCTCCGCCAAGCCTCCGCCTCGCACGAAGCCACCAGGCTGATCGACCTCGCCATCATCAAGCTCATGGCGCAGCGGGAGGCGCTGCGCGCGAACCGCGCGGGCGTGGCCTTCCGCTACGTCGAGCTCGGCCCCGCCGGAGTCTCCCCCGCCTCGCTCCTAGAGGGTGCCCGCCGCGTCATCCAGCGCTGCAGCGTGTTCCACGGCCTggccgacaacgccctcccccTCTGCCTCGACGGCCTGGGCCTCGTCCTCAGCGCGGAGGCGCTCCAAAGCTGGGCCACCCACAGCAGCGACGCGCTCAGGAACGCCGAAGAGGCGCAGGTGCGCCTCCGCAACGGCGTGTCGTTCGCCACGGCCGCCATCGACGCCGTCGGCGTGGCCACGCCGCTCCTCCCCGCGGGCGTCATCCTCCAGTGGGCCTGGTTGATCGCGGCCGAGCAGCTCCAGACCAAGGCCATCAACGAGGTATGCCTGGCGCGCAACCACTTGCGGGAGATGCGGGCCGACATTTCTCGGCTGCTCATGGATGCCCGGAGTATTGCGCAACTTCTTGACTAA
- the LOC124708329 gene encoding probable protein arginine N-methyltransferase 6.2, whose amino-acid sequence MFAGGADGNGHLPRPRRPRRVGGMGSPPDQAGSAPPHPAPPPCTDYDMAYFKAYSHLGVHEEMLKDHVRTNTYRNAIMHHRDLISGKVVLDVGCGTGVLSIFCAFAGATRVYAVDASDIALQAVEIVRENELSDKVIVLHGRIEDVEIEEKVDVIISEWMGYMLLYESMLGSVIFARDKWLKPGGLILPSHASLYLAPITNPQRYQDSIYFWQDVYGIKMSSMMPLAKQCAFMEPSVETISGENVLTWPAVVAQVDCYTIQAPDLETVTAAFKFTSMLQAPLHGFAFWFDVEFNGPVRPKVKKQASQPLDVNMQNSSPSNKKKKQDVSIVLSTAPEDAPTHWQQTLLYLFEPIELKKDQIMEGSVTISQSQQHARFLNICLKYFTGEQWYVKESVMR is encoded by the exons ATGTTCGCCGGCGGTGCCGACGGCAACGGTCACCTGCCGCGCCCGCGCAGGCCGCGGCGCGTCGGCGGCATGGGTTCCCCTCCGGACCAGGCCGGCTCGGCGCCGCCgcatcccgcgccgccgccctgcaCCGACTACGACATGGCCTACTTCAAGGCCTACTCCCACCTCGGCGTCCACGAGGAAATGCTCAAG GATCATGTGAGGACTAATACTTACAGAAATGCTATCATGCATCACAGAGATTTAATTTCAGGCAAG GTTGTGTTGGATGTTGGCTGTGGCACTGGTGTTCTTTCTATATTTTGTGCATTTGCTGGTGCCACCCGG GTCTATGCAGTTGATGCAAGTGATATTGCGTTACAG GCAGTGGAAATTGTGAGAGAAAATGAGTTGTCCGACAAAGTCATTGTTTTGCATGGTCGAATTGAG GATGTCGAAATTGAAGAAAAAGTTGATGTCATCATATCTGAATGGATGGGTTACATGCTTCTCTACGAG AGTATGCTGGGGAGTGTAATTTTTGCTAGAGATAAATGGCTTAAGCCAGGGGGTCTTATTCTTCCATCTCATGCATCG CTTTATCTTGCACCTATTACAAATCCGCAGAGATATCAGGATAGTATTTACTTCTGGCAAGATGTATATGGTATAAAAA TGTCTTCTATGATGCCTCTTGCAAAACAATGTGCATTCATGGAGCCTTCTGTTGAGACGATTAGTGGAGAGAATGTTTTGACATGGCCAGCAGTG GTGGCACAAGTGGACTGCTATACAATTCAAGCTCCAGACCTTGAAACTGTTACTGCTGCATTTAAGTTTACATCGATGTTGCAAG CTCCATTGCATGGATTTGCATTTTGGTTCGATGTCGAGTTTAACGGACCAGTTCGCCCGAAAGTCAAGAAGCAAGCAAGCCAACCCTTGGATGTGAACATGCAAAATTCTAGCCCaagcaacaaaaagaaaaaacaagatGTCTCGATTGTTCTGTCTACTGCCCCAGAGGATGCGCCTACTCATTGGCAGCAG ACTCTACTGTACTTATTTGAACCTATCGAGTTAAAGAAAGACCAGATTATGGAAGGTTCTGTTACCATATCTCAGAGCCAACAACATGCTCGGTTCCTCAATATCTGCTTGAAATATTT TACCGGAGAGCAATGGTACGTTAAAGAATCGGTCATGCGATAG